The sequence TTAGGAGAGAAGCCAGTTGAACTTTATATCCAGGATTAGCCGTACGATGAACCAATTGGGCCTGCCATAGCAAATCCATAAGAGGTTGCTGAAGCAACTCTTTAACTTCATTCAAGGTCCAATCATGACGGAGGATTTGCTCCTCCGAAACGTAAGACTTGGCATCAAGCAGAGTCATAAATAAGGAACTAAAGAATCAAGGTTCAGAAAGAGCGGAAGGAACAGGGTCTAAACCACCAAAACGTCTATGTCTAGATTGATAGTCAGCCAGTGCTTCTCTTAGAGCTGTTGCATCAAAATCTGGCCACATGACATCACAAACATGGATTTCAGCGTAAGCCAATTGCCAAAGCAAAAAATTACTAACTCTCATCTCTCCACTAGTTCTAATTAACAAGTCTGGATCCACCTCATTAGCAGTAAAGAGTTCTGAAGCAAAAACTCTTTCATCTATCTTGGCAGGATCTAATTCACCCTTCACAGAACGTTCAGCAATTTTTTGAGCAGCAAGGACCAATTCACGTCTACCTCCATAATTTGTACAAACATTAAAATGTATACCAGTATTTCCTGCCGTAAGGTCCGTCGCTTCTTTAATCAAATCTTGCAACCCATTTGGAAGAATATTTAGATCTCCAAGGAACCTAATTCGAACCTGCTCCCGCTGAAGTGATTCCAACTCACGCTGAAGAGCACGTTCAAAAAGTGTCATAAGGAAATTTACTTCTTCCCCTGGCCTGGCCCAATTCTCAGTTGAAAAGGCATAAACAGTCAAAACTCGAATACCCCAATCGCTACATAATCTCAAGGTTCTCTTGAGCGATTCAACACCAGCTCTATGTCCCATAACCCTTGGAAGACCCTTCGCCTTGGCCCATCGACCATTTCCATCCATGATGACAGCAACATGATTAGGAATTCGATGGGGATCCAGGCCAGTCGGGCAAGCACGAAGCTGTACCTTTTCTGTGTTAATAGCCGAAGAATGGCTCACTGAAGCGTCTCTTTGTTAGAGCTTTTATTAACAACGCTACTCCTGGGAGTTTTTTTTGCTTCCTTTGAGCTAACCATAACTTTAGATGTGTTGCCGCTACTAGCGATTGCCTTGGCCCCAGATGCTCCCATAGAAGAACCTATTAGCTCTTTCAAAAGGTCCAATAATCTACTACTAGTAATGGGCCTCTCAAGTCTTCCCTGACTTGCAAGAGATAAAGTTCCTGTCTCTTCTGAGACCACAACACATATACAACGATCAAAACGTTCAGTTATACCCAAAGCAGCTAAATGTCTAGTTCCATAGCGACTTATGCCCTGACGAGATAAAGGCAAAATTACACCTGCAGAAATAATTCTGTTCCCTTTTACAAGAACAGCTCCATCATGCAGAGGAGTATCTGAAGCAAATAAATTCAACAACAATTCAGTTGATAACTGAGCATCAATGGGAACTCCAGGGTAAAGAAAATCTTCAGGGCGGAGATCACTTCCCATATCAACAACAACCAATGCTCCTCTTCGGCTCTGCGAAAGACGGCCAGCGGCCTCAGAAAGGTGCACAATATTACTTTCATTCGCCCGGAACTCATTCTGAGGGTTACCCAATAGAACTGCTAACCGGCCAGTACCGAGCAATTCCATTAAACGTCTCAATTCACCCTGCCAAAGGATTGCAAGAGAAAGAGAACATGCCAATACCAACGCATCAACCAACTTTGAAGTTATTGGTAGATTCGCAAACCGCTGAACAAACCAAGCAAGAGAAACGAGGAATAAATATCCTCTGAGCAACCAAAGAGTTCTAGGCTCGTTAACTCTAGAGAAAAGCAAAAAACCCAAAGCAGATGCAAATAAAACATCTAGCAATAGGCGCGGATCTAAGAGACCCCATAAATTCACTCTTACCCCCCAACCTTCTATTAGCCTAACGCTATCAAACGATCTGGGATGACGTCGTATTGCAAAAGATCTTCTGGCCTCTCCCTTCTTTGAACCAAATCAGCATGCCCCTTGTTAACAATCACTGCTGCTGGCCGAGGAATTCTGTTGTAATTCGACCCCATAGAAGCGTTATAAGCTCCTGTGCCAAATACAGCCAAGACATCACCAGTACTTGAAGAAGGGAAGTCAATATCTTTAAGCAAAATATCCCCAGATTCGCAATGCTTTCCGGCAATAGTAATTTTTTCCTGTGGTGGAGCAAAAGGGCGGCTCACAAGGCACGCTGAATAACAAGATTGATATGTGATTGGGCGTGGATTATCACTCATTCCCCCATCTACGGATATATAGGTCCTTATCCCAGGTATTTCCTTTCTTGCTCCAAGACGATAAAGAGTTAAACCAGCATTAGCAACTAGGGATCTTCCAGGCTCACATAACAATCTAGGAAGCCTAAGGTTTCTTGATTGGCAAGCCTCCTTAACTCCACTAGCAATCACTTTGACCCAGTCTTGTATAGAAGGTGGGTCATCTGTCTCCTTATATCTAATACCAAGGCCTCCTCCAACATTTAAATCTTCAACAGGGTGGCCAATTCGTCTTGCCAAAGCTAAAGCTTCTACCATTACTTCTGTTAAGTCATCATGAGGTTTTAATTCAAAAATCTGAGAACCTATATGTGCATGTAATCCATTCAAGCTTGCCCATTTTGCCGCTTTTAATTGTACTAAAACTGATTCAAGTTGATCTGGGTCGAAACCAAACTTGCTATCTAAATGTCCAGTTCTAATATATTCATGAGTATGACATTCAATTCCAGGAGTAAAGCGCAACATCAATTTTGCAGGAGGACTCTCTGAGGGAATTATTTCAGCTAGTCGATCAATATCATTCTGATTGTCAATAACAATAGTCACTCCATTGTGGTAAGCCAATAACAACTCTTGATCAGACTTATTGTTTCCATGAAGAACTATATTTTCACTAGCAACACCACCCTTGAAAGCAGTCAATAACTCTCCTTCAGAAACTGCATCAAGGCCTAAGCCTTCTGATGCAACTAAACAACTAATAGCCAAAGAGCTATTTGCCTTTGATGCATATAAGGCCAATGAAGGGCCAGGATAATATTTCTTTAGAGCCTCTCTATAAGCCTGGCATGCAATACGAATAGTTACTTCATCAAGAACATATAGTGGCGTTCCATATCGTTCAGCAAGACAATTAAGATTACATTCTCCTACCATCAAGCTTCCTTGATCATCAATCTGACTAGTAATTGGAGCAAAGTTCTTATTAGGACTAAGTAAATCACGCCCAGACTCATATTGATTGCGATTAGCCATGGAGGAGGAGAGATTTTGAGACAAGAGGCAAGAGTTAAAGATCTAACACATTGAAAAGCTATTTCATGAAAGAAAAATTTCTCAAATCAAAAAGCTCATCCTATGAAGTCATCTCATTAAGCCTAAAGAATCTAAGTGCTTGCCTGAAACTAGATGAAATAGCACTCAAAGGGCTCTGGAGCAAAAAGCAATGGGAGAAAGAATTGGCTGACTCCAAAAGACTTTGCCTGGGAATTTTGGACTTTACAAATCTAATAGCTTTTGGTTGTGGCTGGGTAATAGTGGATGAGCTTCATTTAACTGCAATCGCTGTTCATCCTAAATACCGCCAAAAAGGTCTTGGGAGAATAGTGTTAACACATCTATTTCAAGAAGCAATTCATAGAGGCTGTAATCGATCAACTTTAGAAGTAAGAAGTAATAACAACGCAGCTTTAGCTCTTTACAAAAGTTGCGGCTTCAAAACCGAAGGATATAGACAGAGTTACTACAAAAATGGCACCGATGCGCTTATTCAATGGAGATCTTTGAATCCCTAGACAAATCCGAGAGAGATAACCTCCTTTAAGTTCGGATTACCGTCCTAAACACATATAATTAATAGTACTTTTTGCGGGTTCATTGTTAATTTTTAAGGAGCTTATAGCTGTTCAGGACTAGGGTGTGACCAAAAAGACATCACAACAACATTCACTCCTCAATCCTGATAAATTAGAGAAACTTGCAAGTGAGCTTGAACATGTTCGAGCGGTTTACCGAGAAAGCCATCAAGGTGATCATGCTGGCTCAGGAAGAAGCTCGACGTCTTGGACATAATTTTGTTGGAACTGAACAAATCCTTTTAGGACTAATTGGCGAGGGTACAGGTGTAGCCGCAAAGGTTCTGAAGTCAATGGGGGTAAATCTTAAAGACGCAAGGATTGAAGTTGAAAAAATAATCGGTCGCGGGTCTGGTTTTGTTGCTGTAGAAATTCCCTTTACCCCTCGTGCCAAAAGAGTTCTTGAACTTTCCCTTGAAGAAGCACGTCAACTGGGTCATAACTACATAGGCACCGAACATCTGTTATTAGGACTTATAAGAGAAGGAGAAGGAGTAGCTGCGAGGGTTTTAGAAAATCTTGGAGTAGACCTGACAAAAGTACGTACTCAAGTAATAAGGATGCTTGGTGAGACTGCTGAAGTTACTTCTGGAGGAGGGAGTGGGAAGGGGTCCTTAAAAACAGCAACACTTGATGAGTTCGGCACCAATTTGACAAAGCTCGCTAGTGAATCAAAACTCGATCCAGTTGTAGGAAGGCATGAGGAAATTGATAGAGTCATTCAAATTCTTGGAAGACGAACCAAAAACAACCCTGTTCTTATTGGAGAGCCAGGAGTAGGTAAAACGGCGATTGCCGAAGGCTTAGCTCAACGAATACAGCAAGGTGATATCCCAGATATCCTTGAAGAGAAAAGGGTTTTAACTCTTGATATTGGCCTATTAGTTGCTGGAACCAAATACCGCGGAGAATTCGAAGAAAGACTAAAAAAAATTATGGAAGAGATTAAAACCGCAGGAAATGTGATCTTAGTAATAGATGAAGTTCATACTCTTATCGGAGCAGGTGCTGCAGAGGGGGCTATCGATGCTGCGAATATTCTCAAACCTGCCCTTGCACGCGGAGAACTTCAATGTATTGGTGCAACAACTCTTGATGAATATAGAAAACATATAGAAAGAGATGCTGCGTTAGAAAGACGATTCCAACCTGTAATGGTAGGAGAGCCATCTATAGAAGATACTATTGAAATACTGCGTGGGCTTAGAGAAAGATATGAGCAACATCACAGATTAAAAATCACTGATCAAGCACTTGAGGCTGCCGCCAATCTAGGAGATAGATATATTTCTGACCGTTTCTTACCTGATAAGGCAATAGACCTTATTGACGAAGCAGGAAGCAGAGTACGTCTCCTCAATTCAAAGCTACCTCCAGAGGCAAAGGAAGTAGACAAGGAACTACGAAAAATCCAAAAAGACAAAGAGGAGGCAGTTAGAGATCAAAACTTTACACAAGCTGGTGAATTACGGGAGCAAGAAGTTGCTCTCAGAGAAAAAATAAGAACCCTATTGCAAAATAACCGACAAGATGTAAAAACACCAACAGAAAATAATTCCAATAATAAACCAATTAATCAAGTTGATCTAGAGAGCAAAGATTTAACAGAATCTGTAAAAGAAGCTTTAACAAGCCCAAAAGTCAATGAAGAAGACATTGCACATATTGTTGCTTCCTGGACAGGAGTCCCTGTCCAAAAGCTAACCGAGAGTGAGTCAGTAAAACTATTAAATATGGAAGATACACTTCATCAAAGGTTGATTGGCCAAGATGAAGCAGTAAAGGCAGTATCTAAGGCGATTAGAAGAGCAAGAGTAGGCCTTAAAAATCCAAACAGGCCCATTGCTAGCTTCATTTTCTCTGGGCCTACAGGAGTAGGCAAGACCGAATTAACGAAAGCATTAGCGACCTATTTCTTTGGTAGTGAGGAAGCAATGATTCGCCTAGATATGTCTGAATTTATGGAGCGTCATACAGTTAGTAAATTAATAGGTTCACCACCTGGCTATGTAGGGTTTAATGAAGGAGGCCAACTAACTGAAGCTGTAAGAAGAAGACCATATACTGTTGTTCTTTTTGATGAGATAGAAAAAGCTCACCCAGATGTATTCAATTTATTACTACAACTATTAGAAGATGGAAGACTTACTGATTCAAAAGGTAGAACAGTTGACTTCAAGAATACTCTAATAATAATGACTTCTAATATCGGGTCAAAAGTAATCGAAAAAGGTGGGGGTGGGCTTGGATTCGAATTTTCTGGTGAGAGTGCAGAAGATAGTCAATACAATAGAATCCGCTCTCTCGTAAATGAAGAGCTTAAGCAATACTTCAGGCCAGAGTTTCTCAATCGTCTAGACGAAATAATTGTCTTCCGTCAGTTAACTCGTGATGAAGTAAAAGATATTGCCGAAATAATGCTAAAAGAAGTATTCCAAAGAATTGAAGACAAAGGTATTACTCTCTCTGTTTCAAATGCCTTCAAAGAGAGACTTGTTGAAGAAGGCTACAATCCTTCTTATGGGGCAAGGCCACTTAGACGTGCTGTCATGCGACTACTTGAAGATAGTCTTGCTGAAGAAGTTCTATCAGGACGAATAAAAGATGGTGATAATGCAGAAGTAGATATAGACGAGAACAAGCAAATTGTTGTAAAACATTTAGATGCAAAAGCCCCTGAACTAGCAGGAGCAGGTGTTTAAAGGCATTGAGAAAACCGATCTCAATAAACATGGATATTGCATCCTGCTCTCACTCAATTTCACCGGCTAAAGTTATTCGGGGTGAGAATGCATGGGGAATAGGCAAAAAAATCATCCCCTCTATATGTAATGCTCCAATATTAATTGGAAGAAGTAAAGCAACTTTAAATATCAGGAATATTCTATTATTTGACCTTCGCGAACTAGGCTTAGAAGTTCTCTCTGTTGAATTAAATTTTGATTGTTGTGAATTAGATTTAAGTCGCTTAAAAGAACTCGCAACAAGTAATAGTTGTGATGCAGTTATTACCGCTGGAGGTGGGAAAGTCCTAGACGCAGGTAAACTTTTAGCCAATAGACTTTCTCTCCCCTGTATCACTATCCCAACTAGTGCCGCCACATGTGCTGGATGGACGGCTTTATCAAATATCTATTCAAAAGAAGGGGCATTTATCAAAGATGAAAGCCTTAGATCTTGTCCTGAACTATTAATTTTTGACCATAGTTTCGTAAGACAAGCTCCTCCTCGGACATTAGCAAGCGGAATAGCTGATGGACTTGCAAAATGGTATGAAGCCTCAACTACAAGTGTTTCCAGCAACGATGGCTTAGTTCAACAAGCAGTGCAAATGGCAAGGGTTTTAAGAGATCAATTATTCATAGATGGATATGAGGCATTTCAAAACCCCAATAGCGATGCTTGGGTCAGAGTCGCAGAGGGATGCGCTCTTACTGCAGGCTTAATAGGAGGAATTGGGGGTTCAAAATGTAGGACTGCAGCAGCACATGCATTACATAATGGCTTAACTCAATTAAAATCTACCGACAAATTTCTACATGGTGAAGTCGTTTGTTTTGGAATAATAGTACAACTTCACCTTGAAGAAAGGCATAAAGAAAATCAACTAGCAAAACAGGCCAGGAAGCAGCTTATTCAGTTTCTTGAAAAGCTTAATCTGCCTACAAGTCTTGATGAACTAAGATTAAGTAATGTTTGTTTTAAACAGATAGAAGAAGCCTGTATCTTCGCTTGTAAAGATGGGTCTGATATCCATAAACTTCCATTTAAAGTCAACAAAGAAATGCTTTTAGAAGCACTGAATGCTACAAACGGTCAAAGAATAATACCTAAAAGACAAAAATCTCACAAAAATAAAGCAAATTGATTCCTAATCAAAAACCAAAATTTAACTTAGGAAGCGATTCAAAACCAGAAAAGCTTTTAAATACTCTAAAGGATCAATTATTAGACCCATTAGCAAAAGAACTAGCCAACACAGTTCAATGGAAATTTCTACGGGGGGTTTCTCAGCACAACTCTGATTTATACCCAATTGCTATTACAGGAAAAGGTTCACCCATACTTCTTCTACATGGCTTTGACAGTAGCTTCCTTGAATTTCGCCGAATAGTCCCTTTGTTAAAAAACCATCATCAATTACTTATTCCAGATCTTTATGGGTTTGGCTTCTGCCCTCGCCCCCATAATGTTAAATATGGGCCAAATTCATTAATATCCCACATAGAAGCCTTTTTAAACCTGCTAGCAAAAGATAGTCCCATAGGTTTAATTGGTGCTTCCATGGGGGGAGCTTTAGCTATCGAGATTGCAAGGCGAAACCATAAGAAAGTCAATCGTTTGTTATTACTTTCTCCCGCTGGCTTGACAGGTCGTCCTATGCCTGTTCCTCGCCCACTGGATCAACTTGGAGTTTGGTTCTTAAGTCAAAAGTTTGTAAGGAAGAGTTTATGCAGACAAGCCTTTGCTCATCCAAACCTGAGCGTAGGTCTTCCTGAAGAACAAATTGCCTCATTGCATCTAAGTGTTCCTGGATGGGGAAGATCTCTAGCAGCATTTGCAAGAAGTGGAGGCATCGCTAATTACGGAAGCCCATTACCGAATCAACCGATAAATGTTCTTTGGGGAGCAAAAGACAACATCCTTAATGAGACTCAAAAGAAAGAATGTATAGCCTTATTAGGAAAACACTTAGAAGAACTTAAAGAGTGTGGCCATCTTCCACATTTAGACCTCCCCAAGGTAGTAGCAGATCGCTGGTTAAGCAGTTCAAATAATGAGCAATAAGCCATTATCAAAAAAAGGGCCGCTTATACAAATTATCGAATCTGGGCTTGAAATCTGGGTACGTACTCAATGCCAGTCTATTGGCAAAATAAAGATTGAAATAAATGCATCAGCATTAGAATTACTGACCGGAAGATTTTCTGGAGCAAAAATCAAAGCTAATGATGTCATCTTTAAAGGACTACCATTTTATGAAGTGAGCTTAACTAGCAATTCACTTCACCTTCAAATTGACCTTTCTAATAAAAAGCAGAAAGTTAGTCTAAAAGATATATTTGAGGTTCAAGGTAGAATTTCTTTAGAGAGTCAAAGTCTCAATAAAATAATCTTTTCAAAACAATGGAGCTGGATTGGGGATTGGCTAGCTAAAAATCTTTTAGAAGTTACTAAATTAGAAGCCTTATCAATTAAAGGAAATTCAATTGAAGCAAAAAGTACAGGGAAAGACCCAGTTATAAACTCTAACAATGTTGAATTTTTGGAAGTAGAGGCAAATTCAGGCACATTAATATTCAAAAATAAAAGCAAAGATATAAGTAAACTATTACCAATGGATCCGTCGATTTTTATTGATAGTGCAACTCTTGAAGACGAAAAGCTGCATTTAACTGGATATTCAAAGATAAAGCCGTAATTGCAACTACCTATTCAAGAATGGCATTAAAAGTATTACCACATAATAAACAACTGCAGGAGTAAAAAGATAGCTATCAATCCTGTCAAGAATTCCTCCATGACCTGGCAAAACATCGCCGGAATCTTTTAAGCCTGCATTTCGTTTCATCATTGATTCTGTCAGGTCACCAACTAAAGCAAATAAAGCAACAAAAGCTCCAAGAAAACCACCAATTAAAAAACCCAACTTCAATTTAAATAATTCTCCAGATATAGCTCCTATTGCCATGGCACATAAAAAACCACCTATTGCTCCCTCAACAGTTTTACCAGGAGAGATGGGAGACAAAGAATGACGACCAAAGCTGAGGCCAAAAAAATACGAACCAATATCAGCTGCAACAATCATCAAACAGGCCATGAAAGTAATGACCATCCCAAAAGATGCAAAGGCTGGCCAATCAAGAGGCAGTAAGTGCAAGCCTTGCTTAAATTCAATCCCACTCAAACTCCTCAGTTTCAGCCAATGACTAGGTAAAAACCCCAAATAAAACAGTCCAAAAATTGATGCTGCTATATCAGCAATTGAGCCAGTAACAGGCTGAAGCAATAGCCAGCCACAAATTGCTGCCCCAGAAAGTGGCAATACTGCTGAAGTCAATTCCCCAGAAAGGACTCCATTAACACCACATTGAGTACTAATCAGTAGAAGATGACAAGCAACCAGAGTAGTTTTAGTGGCTGGGCGAATCCCAGTAAATTGAGCCATTCGGAAGAACTCCAAAAGAGCAAGATGCACTATCACACCCAGAGCAAGGGTGAACCACCAACCTCCTAGACCTACAACCAGAATTCCAAATACTCCGGCCCAAAGACCACTAAGGAATCGATTCCGGAAAAAAACTGAACCCATCAAAATCCAAAATCAAGCCAACTCAACAAAGCACTACCAAGCAATTGTTTTGCGAGTAAACATTTTAGGAATAGCACTCTATTGATTTAATTCAAAGCAAGGCTTTTCGGCAAGTCTTTTAAAGATTTAAAGAAAATTCCTCTTCTCATCAAGAAAAACTGACCGGTATTTTTTTCGTTCAAAACTTTCAAAAACTATGTTATCAATATTCAATAATGTAAGGCTTACTGATTTACCACCCTCAAATGAGAAGGAATCTGATCCGGCCATAAGCTCCTTTGTTGAAGAAGCCATTTCACTCCAGCTTTCTCTAAGGATTCCCCTGGAATCAATATTGGAATTCCAGGTGGATAAGGACAAATCATTTCAGCTGCCACCCGTCCAACAGCTTCGTTTAAAGGAACGGTATGAGACTTAGATCGCCAAGCGAAAGCACAACTCATCATTGGCGTCATCAATAGTGGAACTGGAGGAGCAACAAAAGCAGGTAAAGGTTTGCGATCCGGGTGTGAAGCTAAAAGAGCATTCCAATTTCTCTTAAAACGTCTTGCTAGCCCTTTTTGAGGCGCAAACCCAAGGCAAAGTGTCAAGCAACCTGGCTCAGGCAGCTCTCCTACTATTCCGTGTTGAATTAACCAATTATCTGCATCGAAACCACTTATACCCTTAGAGGCAGAATGAACAATTAAACGCAAAGGGTCCTGATTAAGTAGCAACGGGACGCCCATATTTCTTAATTGGGTCGATATCTGTCTCGCCTCATTAATGCGTGTTATTAATTTGCTTTGGCCTGATTTAGTCTTCCATTCACTTAACGCAGATTCACAAGAGGCTAGTAATAGAGCACTTGGACTAGAGGTCTGAAGCCAACTGACACTTCTTTCGACTGCTATAGGGTCCACTCGATCTCCCTGCAACCAAAGAACAGCAGTTTGAACAAGACCTGCTGCTGACTTATGTAATGAATGAACTACTAAATCAGCACCTGCTGATAACCCTGAGGCAGGCAAATCCATATCAACTCTGCTCGCAAAATGAGCGCCATGCGCCTCATCAACCAAAACTGGCCAACCCCGCTCATGAAAAATCTTTACCAAAGATGTGAGATCACCTGTATAGCCGTGATAAGTAGGGTTTATCAAAACTGTTGCTGCAATATCAACTTCACTTAGCGGAAGTGCATTCAAAACTTTTTGAATCCAAAAAGCATCAGATGTTCCAAAATGACCTCGATCAGCCATAAATGGAACGTCATATAAAACGGGCTGTAACTCAGAGATTGCACATGCCTGAATAAGACTGCGATGAATATTGCGAGGCATCAAAACAGCCTGGCCAGGTCTGGTAATTGATAAAAGTGCCGCTTGCAAAAGCCCTGTTGCACCATTAACCCCATACCAACACCTCTTAGCTCCAACGCCACATGCTGAGCGTTCCTGACTTGCAGCAACTGCTCCGTTAGAAATAAGAGGCCCACCTAAATCTGGGAGTTCAGGTAAATCCCATAAACCTGCACGTTTTCCAAGGAGTTTCTTTATTTCCGTCGGTAAAGCAACTCCTCTCCCATGAGCAGGCAGGAAAAGACTCTTGCCTCGATTAAAAGTTAGTAATGAAGCAATTCCCATAGATTTATATTCTGCTTTCTAAAGTCTGGATAACAACGTGTAGGTCTATTGGAAGTGTTCGATGCTCCCTCTAATAATGCATCTGGGATACCAGCATTACGCTATGACCCTGAGCGTGACCTGGCTTGGTTATTGGTAAGACCCTGGATATGGATCCCACGAATTTTTGAAATAATCACCTCATTATCCATCCTCACAATCAGGATGCTATTACAAGGATCAAGTAATAACGAAAAAGTCCATCAGAGCCTCGCAAGAAACCTTCTAGAAACTCTTACAAACTTAGGACCTTGCTTCATAAAAGTTGGTCAAGCATTATCAACACGTCCCGACTTGGTAAGGCGTGACTGGCTTGAAGAGCTAACTAATCTTCAAGATAACCTTCCACCTTTTGAACATCACAAAGCTCTCAAAACTATTCAAGAAGAACTTGGCGCTCCAGCAAAACAAATCTTTGAAGAGTTCCCTGATCATCCTATTGCCTCTGCAAGTCTAGGCCAGGTATACAAGGCAAGACTTCAGGCTGATTATTGGGTAGCAGTAAAAATACAACGACCTAATCTACCATTTATATTAAGGCGTGATTTAGTCATAATAAAATTACTTGGCATAGTTACATCTCCAATTCTCCCCTTAAATCTGGGCTTCAGTCTAAGCGAGATAATTGATGAGTTTGGTAAAACACTTTTTGAAGAGATTGATTATGAGTTAGAAGCAAGTAATGCTGAAAGATTCTCAAACTTATTTAGTAAAAATCCAACTATATATGTGCCGAGAGTGGAACGTCTTGTCTCATCCAGAAAAGTTCTTACAACTAGCTGGGTAGAAGGTACCAAATTAAAAGATAGTCAAGAACTTAGAGCAATTGGTTTAGATCCATCTGCACTAATTAAAACAGCAGTAATAAGTGGAATTCAACAATTACTAGAATTTGGATACTTTCATGCTGATCCTCATCCAGGAAATATCTTTGCTTTAGAAGGCAAAACTTCTGATCTTGGTCATATGGCATATATAGACTTTGGAATGATGGACTCAATCTCTAATGAGGATAGAGTTACACTTACAAAGGCTATTGTGCATCTAATCAATAGTGATTTTAATCTTCTTGCAAAAGCTTTTCAAAAACTAGGTTTCTTAAGTGCTGAAGAAAGTCTTGATGTGATCAGCCCTGTCCTAAAAGAGGTATTAGGAGAAGCACTTGATGAAGAAGTAGCAAATTTCAACTTCAAAGCCATAACAGATAAGTTTTCAGAATTAATGTTTGATTATCCTTTTAGAGTCCCTGCACGCTTTGCCTTGATAATTCGTGCAGTTGTAAGCCAAGAGGGTCTTGCATTAAAGTTAGATCCAAATTTCAAAATAATTGCTGTTG comes from Prochlorococcus sp. MIT 1307 and encodes:
- a CDS encoding isoprenyl transferase; the encoded protein is MSHSSAINTEKVQLRACPTGLDPHRIPNHVAVIMDGNGRWAKAKGLPRVMGHRAGVESLKRTLRLCSDWGIRVLTVYAFSTENWARPGEEVNFLMTLFERALQRELESLQREQVRIRFLGDLNILPNGLQDLIKEATDLTAGNTGIHFNVCTNYGGRRELVLAAQKIAERSVKGELDPAKIDERVFASELFTANEVDPDLLIRTSGEMRVSNFLLWQLAYAEIHVCDVMWPDFDATALREALADYQSRHRRFGGLDPVPSALSEP
- a CDS encoding iron-containing alcohol dehydrogenase family protein, whose translation is MDIASCSHSISPAKVIRGENAWGIGKKIIPSICNAPILIGRSKATLNIRNILLFDLRELGLEVLSVELNFDCCELDLSRLKELATSNSCDAVITAGGGKVLDAGKLLANRLSLPCITIPTSAATCAGWTALSNIYSKEGAFIKDESLRSCPELLIFDHSFVRQAPPRTLASGIADGLAKWYEASTTSVSSNDGLVQQAVQMARVLRDQLFIDGYEAFQNPNSDAWVRVAEGCALTAGLIGGIGGSKCRTAAAHALHNGLTQLKSTDKFLHGEVVCFGIIVQLHLEERHKENQLAKQARKQLIQFLEKLNLPTSLDELRLSNVCFKQIEEACIFACKDGSDIHKLPFKVNKEMLLEALNATNGQRIIPKRQKSHKNKAN
- the cdaA gene encoding diadenylate cyclase CdaA, with product MNLWGLLDPRLLLDVLFASALGFLLFSRVNEPRTLWLLRGYLFLVSLAWFVQRFANLPITSKLVDALVLACSLSLAILWQGELRRLMELLGTGRLAVLLGNPQNEFRANESNIVHLSEAAGRLSQSRRGALVVVDMGSDLRPEDFLYPGVPIDAQLSTELLLNLFASDTPLHDGAVLVKGNRIISAGVILPLSRQGISRYGTRHLAALGITERFDRCICVVVSEETGTLSLASQGRLERPITSSRLLDLLKELIGSSMGASGAKAIASSGNTSKVMVSSKEAKKTPRSSVVNKSSNKETLQ
- the rimI gene encoding ribosomal protein S18-alanine N-acetyltransferase; amino-acid sequence: MKEKFLKSKSSSYEVISLSLKNLSACLKLDEIALKGLWSKKQWEKELADSKRLCLGILDFTNLIAFGCGWVIVDELHLTAIAVHPKYRQKGLGRIVLTHLFQEAIHRGCNRSTLEVRSNNNAALALYKSCGFKTEGYRQSYYKNGTDALIQWRSLNP
- the lysA gene encoding diaminopimelate decarboxylase — its product is MANRNQYESGRDLLSPNKNFAPITSQIDDQGSLMVGECNLNCLAERYGTPLYVLDEVTIRIACQAYREALKKYYPGPSLALYASKANSSLAISCLVASEGLGLDAVSEGELLTAFKGGVASENIVLHGNNKSDQELLLAYHNGVTIVIDNQNDIDRLAEIIPSESPPAKLMLRFTPGIECHTHEYIRTGHLDSKFGFDPDQLESVLVQLKAAKWASLNGLHAHIGSQIFELKPHDDLTEVMVEALALARRIGHPVEDLNVGGGLGIRYKETDDPPSIQDWVKVIASGVKEACQSRNLRLPRLLCEPGRSLVANAGLTLYRLGARKEIPGIRTYISVDGGMSDNPRPITYQSCYSACLVSRPFAPPQEKITIAGKHCESGDILLKDIDFPSSSTGDVLAVFGTGAYNASMGSNYNRIPRPAAVIVNKGHADLVQRRERPEDLLQYDVIPDRLIALG
- a CDS encoding ATP-dependent Clp protease ATP-binding subunit, with the protein product MFERFTEKAIKVIMLAQEEARRLGHNFVGTEQILLGLIGEGTGVAAKVLKSMGVNLKDARIEVEKIIGRGSGFVAVEIPFTPRAKRVLELSLEEARQLGHNYIGTEHLLLGLIREGEGVAARVLENLGVDLTKVRTQVIRMLGETAEVTSGGGSGKGSLKTATLDEFGTNLTKLASESKLDPVVGRHEEIDRVIQILGRRTKNNPVLIGEPGVGKTAIAEGLAQRIQQGDIPDILEEKRVLTLDIGLLVAGTKYRGEFEERLKKIMEEIKTAGNVILVIDEVHTLIGAGAAEGAIDAANILKPALARGELQCIGATTLDEYRKHIERDAALERRFQPVMVGEPSIEDTIEILRGLRERYEQHHRLKITDQALEAAANLGDRYISDRFLPDKAIDLIDEAGSRVRLLNSKLPPEAKEVDKELRKIQKDKEEAVRDQNFTQAGELREQEVALREKIRTLLQNNRQDVKTPTENNSNNKPINQVDLESKDLTESVKEALTSPKVNEEDIAHIVASWTGVPVQKLTESESVKLLNMEDTLHQRLIGQDEAVKAVSKAIRRARVGLKNPNRPIASFIFSGPTGVGKTELTKALATYFFGSEEAMIRLDMSEFMERHTVSKLIGSPPGYVGFNEGGQLTEAVRRRPYTVVLFDEIEKAHPDVFNLLLQLLEDGRLTDSKGRTVDFKNTLIIMTSNIGSKVIEKGGGGLGFEFSGESAEDSQYNRIRSLVNEELKQYFRPEFLNRLDEIIVFRQLTRDEVKDIAEIMLKEVFQRIEDKGITLSVSNAFKERLVEEGYNPSYGARPLRRAVMRLLEDSLAEEVLSGRIKDGDNAEVDIDENKQIVVKHLDAKAPELAGAGV